From Amphritea atlantica, a single genomic window includes:
- a CDS encoding NAD-glutamate dehydrogenase, with translation MPDRLSDKSVLLTPLNDLVIERLPAEMASTVVNFSRYYYQTSTADGLGERSLENLYGATMSCWQFLQKFSGSEPKVRVYNPDLEKFGWRSHHTVIEIVQSDMPFLVDSVRMELNRRNLVIHTIHNAILYVERDKGQLVDFVEPDHKAAQAESVIYLEVDRTSDPTELKAILNSLQSVLENVRIAVADFAPMQAQAQALLDELAQQPTQSDDAEAEAFLSWMLDNRFTFLGYDELTISDDRVQRVEGSELGTLKLHKNAGQGSFSQLQDLRQDERDFLLEPTRLMFVKDYHYSLVHRPAYMDCVVIKRFDDQGNVVGQCRFHGLYTSSVYSEQMLAIPGVRSKAEAVLQRVGFDRRSHNGKELLQIINDLPRDELFLSSEQELLDSAMGIFSLHDRRKVRLLFRKDRCNQFITFLYYVPRDIFSTALRVQVQDLLVRACNASEAEFTTTFSESVLARVQFVLRIDPDNADTLDLSQLEAEVVHVSRDWRDELHSALTDLCGEEQGNRLHHSYGHAFTSAYREHFPALSGVYDIQRIEALNEANPVTMSFYRVLEQSQNVLRFKLFNAGEPLVLSDVIPVLENLGMRVIGEHPYAVNRSDGQQFWMHDFTLISQGTEPVVLEEVKDVFHDAFANIWGGRAENDEFNHLVIGANLSWREVAMLRAYARYNKQIRFGFSQSYIAGTLARHIHVTKLLVALFRARFEPARRGSQKAAALAERISNSIVDALEKVDNLNEDQILRRFLELIKATLRTSYFQRDAAGELKDYFAFKLNPRAIAAIPQPRPMFEVFVYSARVEGVHLRGGKVARGGLRWSDRLEDYRTEVLGLVKAQQVKNSVIVPVGAKGGFVAKKLPTTGGREAFQAEGIASYQIFISALLDITDNLVGGEVVPPVDVVRHDEDDPYFVVAADKGTATFSDIANAIAEERGFWLGDAFASGGSQGYDHKGMGITARGAWESVKLHFRELGKDIQSEDFSVIAIGDMAGDVFGNGMLLSEHIQLCAAFNHLHIFIDPEPDAASSFVERKRLFELPRSSWEDYNRELISAGGGIFSRAAKWLDISPQMQARFDIKETRLSPNELLTALLKAPVDLIWNGGIGTYVKASQESHAEVGDKANDSLRINGNQLRCRVLGEGGNLGFTQLGRIEFCANGGKSNTDFIDNAGGVDCSDHEVNIKILLNEVVANGDMTVKQRNALLREMTDEVSDLVLQNNYEQAQAISIAHSHARRAMDEYIRLIHRLEASGKLDRELEFIPNDELLQERKQAQQGLTRPELSVLISYVKAELKEALSESWITDDAYLSHEAVSAFPQRLVNEFADEISQHRLRSEIIATQIANGMINSMGITFADRLCQISGSASGDVAAAFVIARDVFSIDQLWRQIESLDNQVDSALQQQMMADVIRLIRRATQWFLRHRRPLDVAGTVQQFRNGVETLSGQLSQLLNGEPLNLWQHKHDQLTTAGVPDELASIVAGADSLYALLSIIQSAELTGRSLQQVAQIHFGLGERLQLQWFDQQVKELAASNHWESMARDGFREDLTSHQQAITVSVLSNGSADLPEDTGSEAGRDGGEQVEHWLEKNSRLLERWQSVLHEVRGSAHQDFAIITVAIRELMELAQAQ, from the coding sequence ATGCCTGATCGTTTATCTGATAAATCAGTGTTACTCACGCCTCTGAATGACTTAGTTATCGAAAGACTCCCGGCAGAGATGGCCAGTACCGTGGTCAACTTCTCACGTTATTATTACCAGACATCGACCGCCGACGGGCTGGGAGAGCGCTCGCTGGAAAACCTCTATGGTGCGACGATGTCATGCTGGCAGTTTCTGCAGAAGTTTAGCGGCAGCGAGCCAAAAGTCAGGGTCTATAACCCGGACCTGGAGAAGTTTGGCTGGCGCTCACACCATACGGTGATCGAGATTGTTCAGAGCGATATGCCGTTTCTGGTGGACTCGGTCCGTATGGAGCTGAATCGCCGGAATCTGGTGATTCACACCATTCATAATGCGATCCTCTATGTTGAGCGCGATAAGGGCCAGTTGGTTGATTTTGTTGAGCCGGATCATAAAGCTGCTCAGGCTGAATCGGTGATCTATCTGGAAGTCGACCGCACCAGCGATCCGACAGAGTTGAAAGCGATTCTGAACTCGCTGCAGTCGGTGTTAGAGAATGTGCGTATTGCGGTGGCCGATTTCGCCCCGATGCAGGCGCAGGCACAGGCGTTGCTTGATGAGCTGGCGCAACAGCCGACACAGTCAGATGATGCTGAGGCAGAGGCGTTCCTGAGCTGGATGCTGGATAACCGCTTTACCTTTCTCGGTTACGATGAGCTGACTATCAGTGATGACCGGGTACAGCGGGTTGAGGGCAGCGAGCTGGGGACACTGAAACTGCATAAAAATGCGGGGCAGGGTAGCTTCAGTCAGCTGCAAGACCTGCGTCAAGATGAGCGGGATTTTCTGTTAGAGCCAACCCGGCTGATGTTTGTCAAAGATTACCATTACTCGCTGGTACACCGGCCGGCGTATATGGATTGTGTAGTGATCAAACGCTTTGATGATCAGGGCAATGTGGTGGGTCAGTGCCGTTTTCATGGTTTGTATACTTCGTCGGTGTATTCTGAGCAGATGCTGGCGATACCGGGGGTGCGCAGTAAAGCTGAAGCGGTACTGCAGCGTGTCGGTTTTGACCGTCGCAGCCACAACGGTAAAGAGTTGCTGCAGATTATAAATGATCTGCCCCGGGATGAGCTGTTTCTCTCCAGTGAACAGGAGTTGCTGGACAGTGCGATGGGGATTTTCAGTCTGCATGATCGGCGTAAAGTCCGCTTACTGTTCCGCAAAGACCGCTGTAACCAGTTTATAACCTTCCTCTATTATGTGCCGCGGGATATTTTTTCCACCGCGTTGCGGGTTCAGGTTCAGGATCTGTTAGTCAGGGCCTGTAATGCCAGCGAAGCGGAGTTTACCACCACCTTCAGCGAGTCCGTTCTGGCCCGGGTTCAGTTTGTGCTGCGTATCGACCCGGATAACGCCGACACGCTGGACCTGTCGCAGCTGGAAGCTGAAGTGGTTCACGTATCACGCGACTGGCGGGATGAACTGCATTCTGCGCTGACCGATCTGTGCGGTGAAGAGCAGGGTAACCGGTTGCACCATAGCTATGGTCACGCCTTTACCAGTGCCTACCGTGAGCATTTCCCTGCGCTGAGTGGGGTGTACGATATTCAGCGTATTGAAGCGCTGAACGAAGCGAATCCGGTGACCATGAGTTTCTACCGGGTGTTGGAGCAGAGTCAGAACGTCCTGCGTTTCAAACTGTTTAATGCGGGCGAGCCGCTGGTCTTGTCCGATGTGATTCCGGTGCTCGAGAACCTGGGCATGCGGGTGATTGGCGAGCACCCCTATGCGGTGAATCGCAGTGACGGGCAGCAGTTCTGGATGCACGATTTTACCCTGATCAGTCAGGGCACTGAGCCGGTCGTACTGGAAGAGGTTAAAGATGTCTTCCATGATGCGTTTGCCAATATCTGGGGTGGCCGTGCAGAAAATGACGAGTTTAACCATCTGGTTATCGGCGCCAACCTGAGCTGGCGTGAAGTGGCCATGCTGCGTGCCTATGCCCGTTATAACAAGCAGATCCGTTTTGGTTTTTCACAATCCTATATTGCCGGAACGCTGGCCCGGCATATTCATGTCACCAAACTGCTGGTGGCTCTGTTCCGGGCGCGTTTTGAACCGGCACGCCGTGGGAGTCAGAAGGCTGCGGCACTGGCTGAGCGTATCAGCAACAGTATTGTCGATGCCCTCGAGAAAGTGGACAACCTCAATGAAGATCAGATTCTGCGACGCTTTCTCGAGCTGATCAAAGCGACCTTACGTACCAGCTATTTCCAGCGCGATGCTGCCGGCGAGCTGAAAGACTATTTTGCTTTCAAGCTGAATCCCCGGGCGATTGCCGCTATTCCACAGCCCCGTCCGATGTTTGAAGTGTTTGTCTATTCGGCACGGGTGGAAGGGGTGCATCTGCGCGGCGGCAAGGTTGCCCGTGGCGGACTGCGCTGGTCAGACCGGCTGGAGGATTACCGCACCGAAGTGCTGGGGCTGGTGAAAGCGCAGCAGGTGAAAAACTCGGTGATCGTGCCAGTGGGCGCCAAAGGCGGCTTTGTGGCTAAGAAATTACCCACCACCGGCGGCCGTGAAGCGTTTCAGGCGGAAGGGATCGCCAGCTATCAGATCTTTATCTCAGCGCTGCTGGATATTACCGACAATCTGGTCGGCGGGGAGGTCGTGCCGCCTGTGGATGTGGTGCGTCACGACGAAGACGACCCCTATTTTGTGGTCGCCGCCGATAAAGGCACCGCAACATTCTCTGATATTGCCAATGCGATTGCCGAGGAGCGGGGCTTCTGGCTGGGAGATGCGTTCGCCTCCGGCGGTTCTCAGGGGTATGACCATAAAGGCATGGGAATCACTGCACGGGGCGCCTGGGAGTCGGTCAAACTGCACTTCCGTGAACTGGGTAAAGATATCCAGTCGGAAGATTTCAGCGTAATTGCGATCGGCGATATGGCGGGCGATGTGTTTGGTAACGGCATGCTGCTGTCTGAACATATACAGCTGTGTGCGGCATTCAACCACCTGCATATCTTCATCGATCCTGAGCCCGATGCGGCCAGCAGTTTTGTTGAGCGTAAGCGGTTGTTTGAACTGCCTCGTTCCAGCTGGGAGGACTATAACCGGGAACTGATCTCTGCCGGTGGTGGTATTTTCTCCCGCGCCGCCAAGTGGCTGGATATCAGCCCGCAGATGCAGGCCCGCTTTGATATTAAAGAGACCCGGCTGTCACCCAATGAGTTGCTGACGGCGCTGCTGAAAGCGCCGGTCGACCTGATCTGGAACGGCGGTATCGGTACCTATGTGAAAGCCTCTCAAGAGAGCCATGCCGAGGTGGGGGACAAGGCCAACGACAGCCTGCGTATCAATGGTAATCAGCTGCGTTGCCGGGTGCTGGGCGAGGGCGGAAATCTCGGTTTCACTCAACTGGGGCGGATAGAGTTCTGTGCCAACGGCGGTAAATCCAATACCGACTTTATCGATAATGCCGGTGGCGTCGATTGTTCCGACCATGAGGTAAACATCAAGATTCTGCTCAATGAGGTAGTGGCTAACGGAGATATGACCGTTAAGCAGCGTAACGCCCTGTTGCGGGAGATGACCGATGAAGTCTCAGATCTGGTATTGCAAAACAACTATGAACAGGCGCAGGCGATCAGTATTGCCCACAGTCATGCTCGCCGGGCAATGGATGAATATATCCGCCTGATCCACCGTCTGGAGGCCTCCGGTAAGCTGGACCGGGAGCTGGAATTTATTCCGAACGATGAGCTGCTTCAGGAACGTAAACAGGCGCAGCAGGGGCTGACCCGGCCGGAACTGTCGGTGCTGATCTCCTATGTGAAGGCTGAGCTGAAAGAAGCTCTCAGTGAATCCTGGATCACCGATGATGCTTACCTGAGTCATGAGGCGGTTTCCGCGTTTCCGCAGCGCCTGGTGAACGAGTTTGCCGATGAGATTTCGCAGCATCGCTTGCGCTCCGAGATCATCGCGACTCAGATCGCCAACGGCATGATCAACAGCATGGGGATCACCTTTGCAGACCGGCTCTGCCAGATCAGCGGTTCCGCTTCTGGTGATGTCGCGGCGGCCTTTGTGATTGCCCGGGATGTCTTCAGCATTGATCAGTTGTGGCGGCAGATTGAATCACTGGATAACCAGGTTGATTCCGCGCTTCAGCAACAGATGATGGCTGATGTGATCCGTCTGATACGCCGTGCTACCCAGTGGTTTCTGCGTCACCGGCGGCCTCTGGACGTTGCCGGAACCGTGCAGCAGTTCCGCAATGGCGTCGAGACGCTCAGTGGACAACTGTCACAATTACTCAACGGTGAACCGCTGAACCTGTGGCAGCACAAACATGATCAACTGACAACGGCAGGTGTACCGGACGAACTGGCGTCAATCGTTGCCGGTGCTGACAGTCTGTATGCGTTGCTCAGCATTATTCAGTCAGCGGAACTGACCGGCAGATCGCTACAGCAGGTGGCTCAGATCCATTTTGGTCTGGGAGAGCGTTTGCAGTTGCAGTGGTTTGATCAGCAGGTGAAAGAGCTGGCGGCAAGCAATCACTGGGAGTCGATGGCCCGGGATGGTTTTCGTGAAGATCTGACCAGTCATCAGCAGGCGATTACCGTCAGTGTTCTGAGCAACGGTAGCGCAGACCTCCCGGAGGACACAGGTTCTGAAGCCGGGCGTGACGGTGGTGAGCAGGTCGAACACTGGCTGGAAAAAAACAGTCGGTTGTTAGAGCGCTGGCAGTCTGTGCTGCATGAGGTACGTGGCAGTGCGCATCAGGACTTCGCTATCATTACCGTGGCGATCCGTGAACTCATGGAACTGGCGCAGGCGCAGTAA
- a CDS encoding GTP cyclohydrolase → MYVVSLSYKVDLSEVDKYIEEHVAFLEKHYEKGNFIASGRKVPRTGGVILAHAESKESLMTILQEDPFFEADLANYEIIEFVPTKVAQGFESLKNFI, encoded by the coding sequence GTGTACGTAGTATCGTTATCTTACAAGGTCGACTTATCCGAAGTAGATAAGTACATAGAGGAACATGTTGCGTTTCTAGAAAAACATTACGAAAAAGGAAACTTTATCGCCTCAGGCCGCAAAGTACCACGAACGGGTGGCGTGATACTTGCTCATGCAGAAAGCAAAGAGTCACTAATGACTATCTTGCAGGAAGATCCATTTTTTGAAGCGGATTTAGCCAACTATGAAATTATTGAGTTTGTTCCAACCAAGGTGGCTCAAGGCTTTGAATCACTCAAAAATTTCATATAA
- a CDS encoding DUF1566 domain-containing protein yields the protein MKRIITFLMLASWLTSSAVWAACDENITESSPSSRFVLNGGEAYDQQTKLTWNRCSVGTTWTNDTGCIGKVKLLGLDKAKQLAQELGGGWRVPSIEELYSIVEQKCFNPTINSRVFPTVTNFGEGAPYWSDTNVEEIPSLIYFIDFIDGAIDGHSKGFPLAVRLVRSEP from the coding sequence ATGAAAAGAATTATCACATTTTTGATGCTTGCTTCATGGTTGACCTCAAGTGCCGTTTGGGCAGCTTGTGATGAGAACATTACCGAAAGCTCACCTTCCTCACGCTTCGTTCTTAACGGCGGTGAAGCATATGACCAACAAACGAAACTGACGTGGAACCGTTGCAGTGTGGGTACCACCTGGACGAATGATACTGGTTGCATAGGGAAAGTGAAGCTATTGGGATTAGATAAAGCAAAACAATTAGCACAGGAACTCGGTGGCGGTTGGCGTGTTCCATCGATTGAAGAACTCTATAGTATTGTTGAACAGAAATGCTTCAATCCAACGATTAACTCCAGAGTGTTCCCAACAGTGACAAATTTTGGAGAAGGTGCGCCTTATTGGAGTGATACCAACGTTGAGGAAATACCATCACTAATTTACTTCATTGATTTTATCGATGGAGCAATAGATGGTCACTCCAAAGGGTTTCCACTGGCAGTACGTTTGGTGCGTAGTGAACCATAG
- a CDS encoding GNAT family N-acetyltransferase has translation MEIKNATKENASDLAHLINLAGEGIPKYLWSSMAEEGQDPMDYGEMRASREEGGFSYRNARVCVEDAQVQGMIISYKQPDIYSTDDIDDYPDIVKPLILLESKAPGSWYINAIATFERYQGLGIARMLLKEAEERAVSEGVSELSLIVASENTRAKGLYEYLGYESVSSLPVVTYPGCLHGGEWLLMTRKL, from the coding sequence ATGGAAATTAAAAACGCTACAAAAGAGAATGCTTCTGATCTGGCCCATCTTATTAATCTGGCGGGCGAGGGTATTCCAAAATACCTCTGGAGCTCAATGGCTGAAGAGGGCCAGGACCCAATGGATTATGGCGAAATGCGTGCTTCACGGGAGGAAGGCGGGTTTAGCTACAGAAACGCACGAGTGTGTGTGGAAGATGCTCAGGTCCAGGGTATGATCATCTCTTATAAACAGCCCGACATCTATTCTACGGACGATATTGACGACTACCCGGACATCGTTAAGCCATTAATTCTTCTTGAATCGAAAGCACCCGGTAGCTGGTACATTAATGCAATAGCGACCTTTGAGCGATATCAGGGGTTGGGCATCGCACGGATGTTACTCAAAGAAGCTGAAGAAAGAGCCGTATCTGAAGGGGTCTCTGAACTGAGTCTCATCGTGGCATCCGAAAACACGCGGGCAAAAGGCTTATATGAATATCTCGGGTATGAGTCTGTATCATCATTGCCTGTCGTGACGTACCCCGGTTGTTTACACGGCGGTGAATGGTTACTGATGACCAGGAAACTGTGA
- a CDS encoding hybrid sensor histidine kinase/response regulator yields the protein MNPWKVLVVDDEEGIHGITRMIFRGYEFEQRPIELISAMSGAEARKLLSEHPDIALALLDVVMENDDEGLQLVEYIRNQLNNRDIRVILRTGHPGYAPESQVIVNYDINDYLSKAELSASRLLTSVVVALRSFRDIKNARLQATTPSLTASPDNQLLKAVTQQLNQQIQPILKQSQRLQQMDLNPVAQDLATSLHAQHQRLQNSIGILHLADQTAKSAPVRLIPLMDEILYTFLPQSRREGWLLDYRVDDALPAQINTDPVRIRQILISATELALLQANGADLKLSIEPSTQPGQLRLSVTLTDGQPVFSSSPWAQQLRNHLQLLCQQLQGELAEMDESGAIHCQIPLL from the coding sequence ATGAACCCATGGAAAGTGCTGGTCGTCGACGACGAAGAAGGTATTCACGGAATAACCCGGATGATTTTTCGCGGTTATGAATTTGAACAGCGGCCAATCGAACTGATCAGCGCCATGAGTGGTGCCGAGGCCAGAAAGCTACTCTCCGAGCACCCGGATATCGCGCTGGCACTGCTGGACGTGGTCATGGAAAACGATGACGAAGGGTTGCAACTGGTCGAATATATCCGTAACCAACTCAACAACCGGGATATCCGGGTCATTCTGCGCACCGGCCATCCGGGTTACGCCCCCGAATCCCAGGTGATTGTTAATTACGATATCAACGATTACCTGAGCAAGGCAGAACTGTCCGCTTCCCGTCTGTTAACCTCGGTAGTGGTTGCGCTGCGCTCGTTTCGTGACATAAAAAATGCCCGCTTGCAGGCCACCACTCCCAGTCTGACAGCAAGCCCTGATAACCAGCTACTGAAAGCGGTCACACAGCAGTTAAATCAACAGATCCAGCCGATCCTTAAACAGAGTCAAAGACTGCAACAGATGGACCTGAACCCGGTGGCGCAAGATCTTGCCACCAGCCTGCACGCCCAACATCAGCGATTGCAGAATAGCATCGGCATTCTGCACCTGGCTGACCAGACGGCGAAATCCGCACCGGTCAGACTGATTCCCCTGATGGACGAGATCCTCTACACCTTTCTTCCCCAGAGCCGTCGTGAAGGCTGGCTACTGGATTACCGGGTAGATGATGCACTGCCAGCCCAGATCAACACCGACCCGGTGCGGATCAGGCAGATACTGATCAGTGCAACTGAACTGGCCTTGCTGCAGGCCAACGGCGCGGACCTGAAACTGAGCATTGAACCCTCTACACAACCGGGCCAGCTTCGTCTCAGTGTGACCCTGACCGATGGCCAGCCGGTGTTCTCATCATCGCCCTGGGCTCAGCAGTTGCGTAATCACCTGCAACTCCTCTGCCAGCAACTGCAGGGGGAGTTAGCCGAGATGGATGAAAGCGGTGCCATTCACTGCCAGATTCCGCTGTTATAA
- a CDS encoding AraC family transcriptional regulator ligand-binding domain-containing protein, producing MTVTTASTKLLEPVLQLAQHYRLDQTEILQSASLTQEEFSIPGARFPTAAYGQILQTLAHATDNPRVALNLGEATQPRMLGSIGFLMSTAATLGKAYQALIDYLPLLLEGAMIQMEQTAEGTLLTFELNEPELHSVEYLLACLINWPRWLTGHQIPVRMVHLTFSKPENLLPYQQFFAAEVQFEAPRNQLLLASDYLSLGCLDANPEMHQLHREFADSLLSKSAQQSALTAQTRNLIRRQLAEGKGCIRREQIAESVGLSLRTLQRKLGHLGTNFQDIYDQTRRDVCLQLIQRGQLSFGEIAFQLGFSNQSAFQKAFKRWMGVAPSQYRQQIKPVAFIDASSGARHPDSHSSWLQESSSRRRINEIEKRIDKLNNFTLELLEWAVLLGEQFNLTELGEITNNPVARLAIHLWPAEQLGLIDIGHSAKIRAAHHTAESLSHMAEQEAAGQQTLCCFCHTEIRSAIYQRLSETEKCSLHQHCGTVMLKRLPATYTLDQITPVLLHLNRAFQHSDTQQHKRLRQLNIHAAGLAQRAQCFGSASRYLSNAYRLLKPNQVTQKNKLLLQRAKLHLLAGEVDSADQCLQQLPTGNIAPLDSINAALITAEICLHRNQQALALNHLLEHLALLIDSALPETDNQQLLLLLALHAEISTLTDEQQIPQLAPLTSPEALLRLQLLEKISLIARQQSKPLLAACAIGQMTKLSLQQGRTHLTPFAFVSYAWVASWFCGDYPLAQIFSVQGMQLANQFGGLLSQDTDASQRDTDQQPDIATNAALLQCSQVQHWFTPLHSAREQIQHVASLSEKHGQWLIQSESRLLQHQLSLLTTTALDEQLSLCRQHHQEMLDRQQSHQAARLQQSSLLLMEQLRGEKPLPERVEYQHGWQAISSIMAAFLLNQQHLWPELYSWEAALENELAGYFCVTEALFCTAMMRLILAQPQQLLVHRRRLEVDQIESRFELWAKHCPENFKTQLLLLQAEKARLLNQPAAPLYEQAIVSAEQHGFSHHPALCYERYGDFLQSQQQLCLARFCLHKSQDLYTQWGASAKALQFDQVLS from the coding sequence ATGACGGTAACCACTGCATCAACCAAACTACTGGAACCGGTATTACAACTGGCCCAGCACTACAGACTGGATCAGACTGAGATTCTGCAGAGCGCCTCACTGACCCAGGAAGAATTCTCTATACCCGGGGCGCGCTTTCCGACTGCCGCGTATGGCCAGATACTACAGACCCTGGCACACGCCACTGACAACCCCCGCGTTGCACTGAACCTCGGCGAAGCCACCCAACCCCGAATGCTCGGGTCTATCGGTTTTCTGATGTCTACCGCAGCAACGCTGGGTAAAGCCTATCAGGCACTTATCGATTATCTGCCCCTGCTGCTTGAAGGGGCGATGATTCAGATGGAGCAGACCGCTGAGGGAACCCTGCTCACGTTTGAACTGAACGAGCCTGAGCTGCACTCCGTTGAATACCTCCTCGCCTGCCTGATCAACTGGCCCCGCTGGTTAACCGGCCATCAGATACCTGTACGTATGGTCCATCTGACGTTTTCGAAGCCGGAAAACCTGCTCCCCTACCAACAATTCTTTGCTGCTGAGGTGCAGTTTGAGGCCCCCAGAAACCAGCTGTTACTGGCCAGTGATTACCTGTCGCTAGGCTGTCTCGATGCCAATCCGGAGATGCATCAACTGCACCGGGAATTTGCCGACTCGCTGTTAAGTAAATCAGCTCAACAGAGCGCCCTGACGGCGCAAACCCGCAACCTGATCAGGCGTCAGCTGGCAGAGGGTAAAGGCTGTATCCGCCGGGAACAGATTGCGGAATCGGTCGGACTCAGCCTCAGGACTCTGCAACGTAAACTGGGTCACCTGGGGACTAACTTTCAGGATATTTATGACCAGACCCGCCGGGATGTCTGTCTGCAACTGATTCAGCGCGGCCAGTTAAGTTTTGGTGAAATAGCTTTCCAGTTAGGCTTTTCTAACCAGTCGGCATTTCAAAAAGCATTTAAACGCTGGATGGGCGTCGCCCCCAGCCAATACCGGCAACAGATTAAGCCCGTCGCATTTATTGACGCCTCATCTGGCGCCCGCCACCCGGACAGCCATAGCAGCTGGCTGCAGGAGAGTAGCAGCCGCCGGCGGATCAATGAAATTGAAAAGCGTATCGACAAACTCAACAACTTTACCCTTGAACTGTTGGAGTGGGCGGTTCTACTGGGTGAACAGTTCAACCTGACAGAACTGGGCGAGATCACCAACAACCCGGTCGCGCGCCTGGCAATACACCTCTGGCCCGCCGAGCAACTTGGACTGATCGATATCGGTCACAGTGCTAAGATCCGCGCAGCACATCATACCGCTGAAAGCTTATCCCATATGGCAGAACAAGAGGCTGCCGGTCAGCAGACCCTTTGCTGTTTTTGTCATACAGAGATCCGTAGCGCCATTTACCAGCGGCTCAGTGAAACCGAAAAATGCTCACTGCATCAGCATTGCGGCACGGTGATGCTAAAGCGTCTGCCGGCAACATATACACTGGATCAGATCACCCCGGTGCTGTTACACCTGAACCGGGCATTTCAGCACAGCGACACGCAGCAGCACAAACGGCTACGGCAACTCAACATTCACGCCGCCGGACTCGCTCAGCGAGCACAATGCTTTGGCAGTGCCAGTCGCTACCTGTCTAACGCCTACCGGCTGTTGAAACCTAACCAGGTTACCCAAAAGAATAAACTGCTGCTGCAGCGGGCTAAATTACACCTGTTAGCAGGAGAGGTTGACTCCGCCGACCAGTGTCTGCAGCAACTGCCCACGGGCAACATCGCGCCACTGGACAGCATTAACGCGGCGCTGATTACCGCCGAAATATGTTTGCACCGAAACCAGCAGGCGCTGGCGTTAAACCACCTGCTGGAACATCTGGCATTACTGATTGATTCAGCACTGCCCGAAACGGACAACCAACAGCTGTTACTCTTGTTAGCACTGCACGCAGAGATCAGCACACTGACAGATGAACAACAGATACCTCAGCTAGCACCACTAACGTCACCTGAAGCGTTGCTTCGGTTACAACTGTTGGAAAAAATCAGCCTGATCGCACGTCAACAGAGTAAGCCTCTGCTGGCCGCCTGCGCCATCGGACAGATGACAAAGCTCAGCCTGCAACAGGGCCGCACCCACCTGACCCCCTTTGCGTTTGTCAGTTATGCCTGGGTCGCCAGTTGGTTCTGTGGCGACTATCCGCTGGCACAGATATTCTCAGTTCAGGGAATGCAACTGGCAAACCAGTTTGGCGGGCTACTGTCGCAGGATACAGATGCGTCGCAGCGTGACACCGATCAGCAACCGGATATCGCCACTAACGCGGCACTGTTGCAGTGCAGTCAGGTGCAGCACTGGTTCACCCCCCTGCACAGCGCCAGAGAACAGATCCAACACGTCGCATCGCTGTCTGAAAAGCATGGCCAGTGGCTAATACAGAGCGAGAGCCGTCTGCTGCAACACCAACTGTCGCTGTTAACGACAACTGCGCTGGATGAGCAACTGTCGCTGTGTCGTCAGCATCACCAGGAGATGCTTGATCGGCAGCAATCCCATCAGGCAGCCCGCCTGCAGCAATCATCCCTGCTACTGATGGAACAGCTGCGTGGCGAAAAGCCCCTGCCAGAGCGGGTTGAATATCAGCATGGCTGGCAGGCTATCAGCTCGATCATGGCGGCCTTTCTGCTCAACCAACAACACCTCTGGCCTGAGTTATATAGCTGGGAAGCAGCGCTGGAAAATGAGCTGGCCGGGTATTTTTGTGTCACGGAAGCCCTGTTTTGTACTGCCATGATGCGACTCATTCTGGCACAGCCGCAACAGTTGCTGGTGCATCGCCGCCGTCTGGAAGTTGATCAGATTGAGTCCCGCTTCGAACTCTGGGCAAAGCACTGTCCGGAAAATTTTAAAACACAGCTTCTGCTGCTGCAGGCTGAAAAAGCCCGTCTGCTTAACCAGCCTGCCGCACCGCTGTATGAACAGGCCATTGTCAGTGCAGAACAGCACGGTTTCAGTCATCACCCGGCGCTCTGTTATGAACGCTATGGCGATTTTTTACAATCGCAGCAACAGCTTTGTCTGGCGCGCTTTTGCCTGCATAAAAGCCAAGATCTTTATACCCAGTGGGGGGCCAGCGCAAAAGCCCTGCAGTTTGACCAAGTACTGAGTTAA